One segment of Mycobacterium spongiae DNA contains the following:
- a CDS encoding PPE family protein, translated as MPDPGWAARTPEENDLLLKAGTGVATHVANQAAWTTLGASHHASGVASAINTAATSTSWLGGGSAASAINVTMLNASLHGLAGWVDVKPAVVSTAVAAFETANAAMRPAPECIENRDEWGVDNFVNPIVFYTLTPRIVSLDVEYFGVMWPNNSAVGATYGAVLAGLAESLAIAPPVATMGASPAAPAEAAAAAGQAAAVTGAGDAMRAAYQGVSTGTSGANQSASAGQDVGSQVGSFMQPVQSMMGAIPQALQAPSGLMQAPMSAMQPLQSLMGMFANPGALGMGGASSGASAASAAGGISAAAAGGPGGVGGGGVSMAGAGVPATSFTRPVSAFESGASGRPVGLRPSGALGADTPRGPTTTAGGTPVGGMPVAPAAGAHRGSQGKTEQPATVRVVDERL; from the coding sequence ATGCCTGATCCTGGGTGGGCTGCGCGAACGCCTGAGGAAAACGATCTGCTCCTCAAGGCGGGTACGGGCGTGGCCACCCACGTAGCCAATCAAGCGGCATGGACGACCTTGGGTGCCAGCCACCATGCCTCCGGCGTGGCCTCGGCCATCAATACCGCTGCGACCTCGACGAGCTGGTTGGGTGGTGGGTCGGCGGCCTCGGCCATCAATGTCACCATGCTCAATGCCTCGTTGCACGGGCTGGCTGGCTGGGTTGACGTGAAGCCAGCTGTTGTGTCGACGGCTGTGGCCGCGTTCGAGACCGCCAATGCCGCGATGCGTCCGGCGCCCGAGTGCATCGAAAACCGTGACGAGTGGGGAGTCGACAACTTCGTCAACCCGATTGTGTTCTACACATTGACTCCGCGAATCGTTTCGCTGGATGTCGAGTACTTCGGGGTTATGTGGCCGAACAACTCCGCGGTCGGCGCCACGTACGGCGCGGTCCTCGCGGGGCTGGCGGAGAGCCTGGCGATCGCTCCACCGGTGGCCACGATGGGCGCATCACCGGCAGCCCCGGCCGAAGCAGCGGCGGCGGCCGGCCAGGCGGCCGCGGTTACCGGGGCCGGCGACGCCATGCGCGCCGCCTATCAGGGCGTTTCAACGGGCACATCCGGTGCCAACCAGTCCGCCTCTGCTGGCCAAGACGTGGGCAGTCAGGTCGGTTCGTTCATGCAGCCGGTCCAATCAATGATGGGAGCGATCCCGCAGGCGCTGCAGGCTCCCTCCGGACTCATGCAGGCGCCCATGAGCGCGATGCAGCCACTGCAGTCGCTGATGGGCATGTTCGCCAATCCCGGTGCGCTCGGGATGGGCGGTGCTTCGTCCGGCGCGTCGGCCGCATCGGCGGCCGGCGGGATCTCGGCCGCGGCGGCCGGCGGGCCAGGCGGAGTAGGCGGCGGCGGCGTTTCAATGGCCGGTGCGGGCGTACCCGCGACCAGCTTTACCCGTCCCGTGAGCGCGTTTGAGTCCGGCGCCAGTGGCCGACCCGTGGGGTTGCGGCCTAGCGGGGCGTTGGGCGCGGACACCCCACGCGGACCCACCACGACGGCCGGCGGCACCCCCGTCGGCGGAATGCCGGTTGCCCCAGCGGCGGGCGCACACCGGGGTTCGCAGGGAAAAACCGAGCAGCCCGCAACCGTGCGGGTGGTCGACGAGCGGCTGTAA
- a CDS encoding PE domain-containing protein, whose protein sequence is MWSIQPEDVLASAGAESAISAETEAAAAAAAPVLLGTTPMGADPDSAMFSAALNACGASYLGVVSEHAAQRGLFAGTQGMASALYGVTEGARALAVAAQL, encoded by the coding sequence ATGTGGTCTATACAGCCAGAAGACGTTTTGGCGTCCGCAGGCGCCGAGTCGGCGATCAGCGCAGAAACTGAGGCTGCGGCGGCGGCCGCGGCGCCGGTCCTGCTGGGAACAACGCCCATGGGCGCTGACCCGGACTCCGCGATGTTCTCTGCCGCCCTCAATGCCTGCGGCGCCAGCTACCTGGGGGTGGTGTCCGAGCATGCGGCGCAGCGCGGATTGTTCGCGGGGACTCAGGGCATGGCGTCGGCGTTGTATGGCGTGACGGAGGGTGCCCGCGCGCTCGCGGTCGCGGCTCAACTCTGA